Proteins found in one Pontibacter sp. SGAir0037 genomic segment:
- a CDS encoding YqjF family protein, with translation MRITEILKKTEHRPWVLPTGNWQYYQEWNNAVFLHWQADINELSKFVPGDLVIDLFEGKPWVSLVAFTMEKIRPRNLPSFSPISDFHEINIRTYVKHKNKTGVYFLSIEGGTKISCQVAKSLSELPYRHSKIKREENHYWSKNSSFKDRLELRYQVGSPMSEKTELDKWLTERYALFQDTDTSINEFEIHHIEWPTFEIEMKCMDVKYPRFGKLLSGTPNLNHYSTGVEVVAWNKKKHKKLAAIQAVAHEKCQIYYP, from the coding sequence ATGAGAATAACAGAGATACTGAAGAAAACAGAACACCGACCTTGGGTACTTCCAACGGGAAACTGGCAGTATTATCAGGAATGGAATAATGCGGTATTTCTACACTGGCAGGCAGACATTAATGAACTAAGCAAGTTTGTACCTGGCGACTTAGTGATTGACTTGTTTGAAGGCAAGCCATGGGTGTCGTTGGTAGCTTTCACAATGGAAAAAATAAGGCCAAGAAATCTTCCTTCTTTCTCTCCTATATCTGACTTTCACGAAATCAACATTCGGACGTATGTGAAGCATAAGAATAAAACAGGCGTTTACTTCCTGAGCATTGAGGGTGGAACAAAAATATCTTGTCAAGTCGCCAAGAGCCTATCAGAGCTGCCTTACCGACACTCAAAAATAAAGAGGGAAGAAAACCACTATTGGTCTAAAAACAGCAGTTTTAAAGATAGGCTTGAACTAAGGTACCAAGTTGGCTCGCCAATGTCTGAGAAAACCGAACTTGACAAATGGTTAACAGAGAGATATGCTTTGTTCCAAGACACAGACACCTCCATCAATGAATTTGAGATTCACCATATCGAATGGCCAACATTTGAGATCGAAATGAAGTGTATGGATGTAAAATACCCCAGATTTGGCAAACTATTGAGCGGTACACCTAATTTAAACCATTATTCTACAGGAGTTGAGGTAGTAGCTTGGAACAAAAAGAAGCATAAAAAACTGGCTGCAATACAAGCTGTAGCCCATGAAAAGTGCCAAATCTATTATCCATAA